The following proteins are encoded in a genomic region of Enoplosus armatus isolate fEnoArm2 chromosome 11, fEnoArm2.hap1, whole genome shotgun sequence:
- the sec22a gene encoding vesicle-trafficking protein SEC22a, with product MSMVLFASVVRVGDGLPLSASTDYEQDKELQETKRHLKGLSKKLSQFPDRCTLKTGPYNVNFTSSLGVGYLMVCTANYPNVLAFCFLDELQKEFIVTYDTKRISSAVRPYSFIEFDTFIQKTKQRYNSPRSLSTKINLADMQTEIKLRPPYELSPEDLRSINGFSADCAESAVLCSLCLPAPTQMLEPVTLSGIVSCVLSVLCGGLNLLRGVHAIESILQNDDEDFNYVIAFFLGTAACLYQCYLFAYFSVWRNSKSFLAFALICLSNMYLYELRNMWQILFHVAVGAFMTLQIRLRQPLGKAPDYNV from the exons ATGTCGATGGTGTTGTTTGCCTCTGTGGTCCGGGTCGGGGATGGCTTGCCTCTCTCTGCATCCACTGACTATGAGCAGGACAAAGAGCTTCAGGAAACCAAGAGGCACCTCAAAGGTCTCTCCAAGAAACTCAGCCAGTTCCCTGACCGCTGCACACTTAAGACTGGACCATACAATGTCAA tttcacaaGCTCGCTGGGTGTTGGATACCTGATGGTATGCACCGCAAACTACCCCAACGTGCTGGCCTTCTGCTTCCTGGATGAGCTCCAGAAGGAGTTTATCGTCACCTATGACACCAAACGAATTAGCAGCGCTGTTCGGCCGTACTCCTTTATTGAATTTG ACACCTTCATCCAGAAGACCAAACAGCGCTACAACAGCCCGCGCTCTCTGTCCACCAAGATCAACCTGGCTGACATGCAGACTGAGATCAAGCTGCGACCGCCCTACGAGCTTTCCCCTGAGGACCTGCGTTCTATCAATGGATTTTCA GCTGATTGTGCTGAGTCTGCAGTACtgtgttctctctgtcttccagcCCCCACACAGATGTTAGAGCCAGTAACTCTCTCAGGCATCGTGTCCTGTGTGCTCAGTGTCCTCTGTGGAGGCCTGAACCTGCTGCGAGGAGTCCACGCTATAGAGAGCATACTACAG AATGACGATGAAGACTTTAATTATGTGATTGCCTTCTTCCTCGGCACAGCAGCCTGTCTGTATCAG TGCTACCTGTTTGCCTACTTCTCAGTCTGGAGGAACAGTAAGTCCTTCCTGGCGTTTGCACTCATCTGTCTTTCCAACATGTATCTGTATGAACTGAGAAACATGTGGCAGATCCTCTTCCATGTGGCGGTGGGGGCCTTCATGACCTTGCAGATTAGACTGAGGCAACCGCTGGGTAAAGCGCCAGACTACAACGTCTGA